GGGCAGCTCAGCGGCACTGGAATCCGGCGGGGACGCTCCTGCCGCAGTAGTTGACGAGGAGGCTGAGGTTGATGGGCAGGTTGAGGTTGATGCCCAGCACGTTGGCGCGCAGCACCGTGCACAGGCACACAGCCGCCTCCAGGTCCGCCAGCCCCTGGATCAGCGTGCAACACGGCGTCCTGGGCGGCGTCCCAAGGTTCACGTTGATCAGCCCGTTCAGCACGTTCGCGCACACCCCCAGCTTCAGCGCGTCGATTGGGCAccgcccgccgcctcctccgccaccgctgccgcctccccctccgctaccgcctccaccgctgcctccaccgccgctgccacctccactgccgccgccgctgccccctcccccgccgctgccacctccaccaccgccgccgctgcctccaccGCCTCCGCTTCCACCCCCTCCGCCTCCCCCGCCTGGACTAGGGCAGGCGCCGCACTGGCAGCCGCATGCGTCGGCGAAGGTGAAGAAGAGGAGGTTCAGGGCGAGGAGCGTGGCGACCACAGCCACTTTCTTCGCCATGGTTGCGCGCCTAGCTAGCTATAGTGCTTCGCTACTGTGTGTCTGTGCGTCTCCGCCGCGGTGCGAGCAATAGATCGAGCTTGGGGTGGTATTTATAGGGGAtcggagaggagagggagctaGCTTTGGGTATGGGATCAACATGCTCGGTACCTGTAGATATCTATCTGTATGTACGGTACGATTGGTGATAGCTACATGGAAGAAGACGAGCAACGACACTTATATTATTCATGCATGTGTAGTTTTGTGGATGGAGCAGCTAGCATGGCATGAGCTATCCTTACGATAAGCTGGCAAGGGGAAGGAGACAATGGAGTTGCTTGGCTCGTTGCGTCGCGGGTGGTACCGCGGTATGGTGCTGCTGCTTTGGAAAGATATTGCTGCACAGCATGACTAGCTAGCTATCAAAGTAGCTAGCTTTTCAGGGCAAAAATTCGATTTTGtacaacatacgtgaccgtatttgctgaaatagacaactatttttcgtatttacaattttagcacatgtattcggcatacggtgtgccgaaaacgatttttcggtacacggtgtaccgaaaaaggtattttcggcacaccgtgtgccgaatacgctgtattcggcacacggtgtgccgaaaatgactgtattcggcacaccgtgtgccgaatacaaccaaaaagcgtattcggcacacggtgtgccgaatacagttggtattcggcacaccgtgtgccgaaatacccTTTTGTCACGTCAAGTCACGTCGTTCTTTTtacttttctcttttattttctttttgcttttgtcCTTTTGTGCCCACGTTTTTTGGCCGGCTGCAGCTAATTTGCATGGCGCATGTGCTCACCCATGCTCACCCATGTGTTGTTGTCTCCTCGGTGAGGCTTTAAATGGAGGAGGCATCAGCGAGCAGAGAAGAGCAAGAAGGCATCAGCGAGCAgagaagagcaaggaggagagcaaggaggagagcagggagaggagagcagagaggagagaagagcagAGCAACAAATTAGTGTGAGCAGTCGAGCCCGAAGAGCTGCGGTGCAGCAGGATAGCCTTCCTTAGTAGTAAGTACTTATATTTAATTGAatcatagattatgtatgtacttatatttagattagaaaatatagttatagcatgtagatattaagttgttaaaatagagtaggtgtaAGATTTGCATATTCTATGATCTTGTAATAATAGATGGTactatagtgtaatagtaatcgtaatatttagattagaaaatgtaattagagctaGTGGATAGCTCGAATAAATTGGATAAAcgatattaagttggtaaagtagagtaggtatactatttgtatattctattatctcgtaacagaagcaactatagtgtaacattaactgtaatacttagaataaaaaatgtaattagagcaaataTAGTATTTATTCTGCTCGAATACATTGGATAAGTAATATTAAGTTGGAAAAACAGAGTaggtacaatatttgcatattttatgatcgcacaacaaaagcaactatagtgtaatattaaTCGTAATAATTAGATtacaaaatgtaattagagcaagtagatcgttcaaatcatttagataaacgatattaagttggtaaaatagagtaggtatactatttgtatattctattatctcgcaacagaagcaactatagtgtaacattaactgtaatacttagaataaaaaaaggaattacagcaagtatagtatttattccgtgCTAATGCATTAGCTAAAATAGAGTACGTATGTAACATACATCTAATTAGTTATTTGGTCATTtatgtttgtttagcagagacgctatgactatccatatttattatggagaacgtcccgctgttttgcatgggagactCGTGTCCATTCAAAACTGCCAGcacgtagagagtacggttgagctaccaattgatctaaaaggcttacaaacacatgttatgagccttttgtgtCTAGACCAGCAGTCCTACAATGTTATTCTAGAGGGTGTTAGGCCACGGCCTGTACCAAACAGCTcgctcattgtccatacgttgttcgatttgagaacGAACAACGCTTGGGCCTTGTACTCACgtaaggcattggaggagaactttgaaatgggagTGTACGTAACCATAGTATCACGACCGGTGcatggtgaagaggtggctactGTGGAAGGATTAGAccataatgtgatgcatgatgaggcgggagggaatgtcggggagggcacttcGGGTACGGATGGACCCgaagtggaccatggtgaggtagatgcaCAATGCATGGAGGATGAAGCTGGTGGTAGTGGcgatgaagaaggtgctgacaatgatgacccggtgccggcgatccagtactttcatggtgctgggctgctaaattgtaccatcagtgagtataacaccctatctaattggggatatcagaatagcgacatccaggtgggGCAACGGTTTCGAAACAgggaagaggtcatccactttatcagcaactatgctgtaatcacaagaagggaccacaagtgtgccCGATCTAACCATACAGAGTATGAGGTTAGGTGTACGAAGCATCCgacttgtccttacttcgtacgagcccataagccaaagcacgagaactattttgtgctgagtagacacaccccacatacatgcagcgaagaggctattaggaatgtgagccacgcggttgatgcgaggttcatagcccaactactcatcacccttgttggcacaaacatatgtttgtcgccaaaatccattatggaggaggtgcagactaagacgggtatgctgatcaattaccacaccgcgtggcgagcaaagcagaaggcattgaagatgttgtttggaagtttcgaagatTCGTACCACTACGCACCGAGGCTGATGCAGAAGATTGCTATGACCAACCCCGAgacccagtgggccatggcggatgagccgatcaggctggatgatgggtcatacagcaacactgatcgatacctcattaggtttttctggtcctttggccaatgcatcgaagctttcaggcaTTGCAAACCggtggtatgtgtggatgccacatttcttagtggcaagtaccatggtaacctaatgacagcgatggcggcggatgcaaacaatcagataCTTCCTCTCGCTTATGcattggttgagagtgagaacaatgatagttggttgtggttccttaccttggtgaggacacgtgtggTCGGTAATAGGGAACGAGTCTGCATCATATCAGACCGCAATAAGGGCCTCTTGAATGCATTGGATGTGCTGCATGCCAGCACAAACCCCTCCATTGcgtggcctgatgtggagagaagatggtgcatgcgacacttaggtgcgaacctttactcaaggtatcacaacaagggtcttgtgaagaggttcaaagggttatgtcttcagaaccagcagacgaagttcaacgagatatggcgagagttaaatgagaccactcgtaagatgatggcacagcaagaagcacaggaggaccatctacggacgcaaatggtggggggccaaaccatcattagtcgTTCGCGtggtacgtttagccagtggatagcgggaaagccggcggagcgttgggccctattCCATGATACTCACGGTTCCAGGTGAGAACATAGCGTTTTAAAGATCGTAATTTCCTTTTGGTTACGCAAAAAATTGTATCTAAAATTGTTGTATCTTCTAATAGGTATACGAttatgacaacgaacatagctgaggcattcaacaatgtcctaaagggtgtacgcggcctcccattgtgtgccataattgagctcacattctataggacggctgactactttcgagaccgtggtatagctgcaatggagtgcagcacgcggttcgcacctaaggtggaggaaatcctatccagaaggaggagtaaggcacactttcatcggactaggatctacgaccGGACCAAtaatgaatttgaggtcatgtgtcgTCGTCGGTACACTTCTGGATACAGTGCGGGTGACACtgtgcaacaatgtcaaattggtcctcacgaggtgaagtgcacatgcaataagccaaagctacatcatatcccgtgctcccatatcttggccgcttgcagggacatgggcgggaacgacggatcacaatacgtatcaccctatttcacgatcgatgcactgaggagcacatggcttccaaagatgcgttcATTTAACATCGGATCcagctacaaagcaatcgaggggcctaagtgggtaccttatcccagggccagacgcacggatcctggaaggcctagagccacgaggcttcagggtgacatggatgcagcagatgctgttgatggactacgtaggtgcaaaatatgcaagcaatccggccatgacaggaggacttgtccgACCCGACGGTAAACTATTAGGCTACGATCGAATTGGATTGTATTAGCTTTGGTGCTAGTGAGTTTGTTATATGAAGTATGTTGGAAACATAGAttgtattgtaatttgttatgaACGTATTAGGTGTTGTACCCATTTTGTAATAGCT
The nucleotide sequence above comes from Phragmites australis chromosome 4, lpPhrAust1.1, whole genome shotgun sequence. Encoded proteins:
- the LOC133917141 gene encoding putative glycine-rich cell wall structural protein 1, translating into MAKKVAVVATLLALNLLFFTFADACGCQCGACPSPGGGGGGGGSGGGGGSGGGGGGGSGGGGGSGGGSGGGSGGGGSGGGGSGGGGGSGGGGGGGRCPIDALKLGVCANVLNGLINVNLGTPPRTPCCTLIQGLADLEAAVCLCTVLRANVLGINLNLPINLSLLVNYCGRSVPAGFQCR